ACTAATATTATCTTTGTCGGCTTTTACTATCGGTGCTATCGCTTGCTCACCGGGATTGTCCAGGCGAATAGTAAATTCGGCAATGCGCAGAAGCGGTATTACATTTAGATAGTCTTCCATTTCCAGCGCTCGGCTGATATACAAAGAAGGCATTTTTTCTGTTTTAGGAGCTGCTTCCAAGATCTTATCCGCCTTGCCGTCAGCTACTATTACCCAAGCTTTCAAGCGAGTTTCGGCGGCCCGAAAAAACACATCTATAGCTCTAGATACTCCACGAAGGGCTAAATCTTCACCCAAGACCAATGTCTGCACGTGTCCCCAAAACAAAGGGTGCTCTACTTGAGCCTGAATAAAATGATGCCCCTGCCACAGGTTCTTACACCGCGTCTTTTGCAGGATCATGGACTCCTTACCACCGCCGCCGCCACCGGCCTCACCGCCCCCTAAAGCCTGGGGGGCAGCTATGCTATAAGTTACGTCAAAGGCATTATCGGGAGCGGCATCGATACCTTCCATCAGCACAAAGGCGCGCTTTTGGATATCACGCGAGCTGGCCCACCCGCGAGAACTCAAAAAGGCGATGAGCAGGACAAAGGCCAGTACCCTAAGAGTGTGTAGCTTCTCTTTCACCGGGCCGGTCCTCCTTTCCTCGGATTACGGCAATGGGGAGGACAATCAAAGGAACAGTCAGCACCACTCCCAGGCGAATAAATAAAGCCAACCGGGCTATCTGCTCCACTTCTACGATGTTTTGAGGCTTGATCGCCAAATAATAGGCGGGGATTACCAACAAGTAGGGCCAAGTTGTGCGAGACTT
The nucleotide sequence above comes from Bacillota bacterium. Encoded proteins:
- a CDS encoding Ger(x)C family spore germination protein, whose amino-acid sequence is MKEKLHTLRVLAFVLLIAFLSSRGWASSRDIQKRAFVLMEGIDAAPDNAFDVTYSIAAPQALGGGEAGGGGGGKESMILQKTRCKNLWQGHHFIQAQVEHPLFWGHVQTLVLGEDLALRGVSRAIDVFFRAAETRLKAWVIVADGKADKILEAAPKTEKMPSLYISRALEMEDYLNVIPLLRIAEFTIRLDNPGEQAIAPIVKADKDNISIMGLALFKEDKMVGKLDYDEMQYYFLTAQKHGYMYKRVETPGGDVFTYEIANVKRRVRPHLNGNQVSFTVSLLVEGNIIEADSKRSLRDLQFLAEVEQAVSTALEKDCRAVLRKVQKEFKVDSYGFGAMVRGLYPRVWKQMNWAEEFPNVPIKITVDARIRRLGMVAE